A single window of Oceanidesulfovibrio indonesiensis DNA harbors:
- a CDS encoding heavy metal translocating P-type ATPase, with protein MTPEATTECPAPACGAQRPGARATLDFTVVHELPRRLRLRSSRLLDPCLDVTYLEALLSAVDGVTSVRGNIRAQSLVVEYDGDPRCRAEVMSLLASIPVEAYLPDIHGDDASDPVRLAVRGALALATPFLARGIAGPLAWINGAPVIVQGLESLLMRGIKVETLDGSVVAFSLLRKDYVTANMIVSLLHLAHFMEHRLEHNATTLLKSLLRPQADEAWVLRDGLEVKTTLAEIAAGDHVICGAGEQIPVDGVVMDGEASLNTSSISGESVPAHAAPGDAVLSGSVVEEGRLVVEAREVGSSTHLARIGRYLETSLRYKSKAQRRTTELADRLAPATLALGLGLFLLTRDIRRSASVLTVDYSCALKLASPVTVRTNMYAAGKEGVLLKGAQALEAFADVETIVFDKTGTLTTGDLNITDVAPAPDVAPDLDENGLLALAAAAEEHYSHPVARAVVAEANARGLQLPALSQVDFIVAHGVAAFVEGKEVLVGSRHFVAEDEGVDCSAMDVLAAELRGQGKSLLYVASEKRLLGVIALRDSVRDEAAETLDGLKAAGIRRIVVLTGDHRQSAASLLDHLPQIDEVHAELKPEDKADIIRTLRDEYGSLAFVGDGVNDAPALVTADVGVSMPDAADLARESAAVVLLREDLRCLLVARETARRAEATMKTCFGATLGLNSTIILLAVAGAIPPVVSAALHNVGTIGILSFAAASSMRGFQSNKTLGTTGATPTETVDVHTHDLD; from the coding sequence GTGACACCGGAAGCCACAACCGAATGCCCTGCTCCGGCTTGCGGGGCGCAGCGACCCGGCGCTCGCGCCACCCTGGATTTCACCGTGGTCCACGAGTTGCCGCGCCGCCTGCGCCTGCGCAGCAGCCGGCTGCTCGATCCCTGTCTCGACGTGACGTATCTCGAAGCGCTTCTCAGCGCTGTAGACGGCGTCACCAGCGTGCGGGGCAACATTCGCGCGCAAAGCCTCGTGGTGGAGTACGACGGTGACCCGAGGTGCCGGGCCGAGGTGATGTCGCTGCTCGCATCCATCCCTGTAGAGGCATACCTGCCAGACATCCATGGCGATGACGCTTCCGACCCGGTCCGGCTGGCGGTGCGCGGCGCTCTTGCCCTTGCCACGCCCTTTCTGGCTCGCGGCATCGCCGGGCCCCTGGCCTGGATCAACGGGGCGCCTGTCATCGTTCAGGGATTGGAGTCCCTGCTCATGCGCGGAATCAAGGTCGAGACGCTGGACGGTTCCGTGGTCGCCTTCTCGCTGCTGCGGAAGGACTACGTCACGGCCAACATGATCGTCTCCCTGCTGCATCTGGCCCACTTCATGGAGCACCGGTTGGAGCACAACGCCACAACCCTGCTCAAGAGCCTGCTCAGGCCCCAGGCCGACGAGGCCTGGGTTCTGCGCGACGGTCTGGAGGTAAAGACCACGCTGGCCGAAATTGCCGCCGGCGATCACGTGATCTGCGGCGCCGGAGAGCAGATCCCGGTGGACGGCGTGGTGATGGATGGCGAGGCGTCCCTGAACACAAGCTCCATCTCGGGAGAATCCGTCCCCGCCCATGCCGCGCCGGGCGACGCCGTGCTCTCCGGCAGCGTGGTGGAGGAAGGTCGCCTGGTGGTGGAGGCTCGGGAGGTGGGCTCCAGCACGCATCTTGCCCGCATCGGCAGGTATCTGGAAACCTCCCTGCGCTACAAATCCAAGGCGCAACGCCGAACCACCGAACTGGCGGACAGGCTCGCGCCCGCCACCCTGGCCCTCGGGCTGGGACTGTTCCTGCTCACCAGGGACATTCGCCGCTCCGCCTCGGTGCTCACGGTGGATTACTCCTGCGCTCTCAAGCTTGCCAGTCCCGTGACCGTGCGCACCAACATGTACGCCGCGGGCAAGGAGGGCGTCCTGCTCAAGGGAGCCCAGGCCCTTGAAGCGTTCGCCGATGTAGAAACCATCGTGTTCGACAAGACCGGCACGCTCACCACCGGCGATCTCAACATAACCGACGTGGCGCCGGCTCCGGACGTTGCGCCGGACCTCGACGAAAACGGTCTCCTCGCCCTGGCCGCAGCAGCCGAGGAGCACTACTCCCACCCTGTGGCCAGGGCCGTCGTGGCGGAGGCGAACGCCCGCGGCCTCCAGCTCCCGGCCCTCAGCCAGGTAGACTTCATCGTGGCCCACGGGGTGGCCGCGTTTGTGGAAGGCAAGGAGGTGCTCGTGGGAAGCAGGCACTTCGTCGCCGAAGACGAAGGCGTGGACTGCTCGGCCATGGACGTCCTCGCCGCAGAGCTGCGCGGGCAAGGCAAGTCCCTGCTGTACGTCGCCTCGGAAAAACGTCTGCTCGGAGTCATTGCACTGCGCGACTCGGTTCGCGATGAGGCGGCGGAAACCCTCGACGGTCTCAAGGCCGCCGGCATCCGCCGGATCGTGGTGCTCACCGGCGACCACAGGCAATCCGCGGCGAGCCTGCTGGACCACCTGCCCCAGATCGACGAAGTCCATGCCGAGCTCAAACCCGAAGACAAGGCCGATATCATACGCACGCTGCGCGACGAGTATGGCAGCCTTGCTTTTGTTGGCGACGGCGTGAACGACGCACCGGCCCTTGTGACCGCGGATGTGGGCGTATCCATGCCCGATGCTGCGGACCTGGCGCGGGAGTCCGCAGCCGTAGTGCTGCTGCGCGAAGACCTGCGCTGCCTGCTCGTGGCCCGGGAAACGGCCCGGCGCGCCGAGGCGACCATGAAAACCTGCTTCGGAGCGACCCTTGGCCTGAACTCCACGATCATCCTGCTGGCCGTAGCCGGCGCGATCCCGCCTGTTGTCTCCGCTGCGCTCCACAACGTGGGCACCATTGGAATATTGAGCTTCGCCGCGGCCTCCAGCATGCGCGGTTTCCAATCGAACAAAACGCTCGGGACGACCGGCGCGACACCTACGGAGACGGTGGATGTCCATACGCATGACCTTGACTGA
- a CDS encoding heavy metal translocating P-type ATPase: protein MTRPAPNDLRIAHTVPGRIRLKSSRLRHTDGAALTQSLSGAEHIVWARHNPIAACIVIRFDPSVEAAAIVELAGKILGIQPPDNGAAQSLSSCPASGCSVYRPSRDSMPPENNVKGAAIRFGGLSAAMCWVLLRRLATGSVMPVGLLSPLGAVAVIGALPLLRGLVRDARERKMRLESFLAGSICTAIAVGEVVTALEVLWITAGGDLLKSWITERSRRAVAEILEITRHHTFVLRDGVEVEIHVDELRRGDIVVAHTGEKIAVDGRVVRGHALLDESTLTGNAEYPERKKGDCVFAGTLVRQGVLYIEAECVGENTYLARILHMIEEGLANRAPIEGVADQLAQRTIRIGGAVTLGTLLVTGSAMRAFTVLLVMACPCATVLAASTAVSAAISTAARNGVLIKGGRYLEQIGNVDVVCFDKTGTLTTTSPRMETLVTRNGATREDLLQLAYSAEIHNHHPLAEAIKVAADAAGVSPTPHDVCEYYLGQGVRSVVAGQTILVGNAKLMKRFRIKLSEVAEQAESISERGLTTLYLARDREVVGLFGIANPLRPEAVVVAEKLAAQNVELCLVTGDEARTVTELSRRLGMDKTYSSIMPDGKSAVVQELQSTRKLVAMVGDGVNDALALAVADVGVAMSAGASEAAMEAADIALIRDDLGQLTYVRDLSRRTTSIAQQNFWIATGTNILGAVGGAMGLLNPLTAGMLHIVHTLGVLGNSSRLLTYNHTTEKH, encoded by the coding sequence ATGACCCGTCCTGCGCCAAACGATCTGCGCATCGCCCACACTGTTCCCGGAAGAATCCGCCTTAAATCCTCGCGGCTGCGACACACGGACGGCGCCGCCCTCACCCAAAGCCTGAGCGGCGCGGAACACATCGTCTGGGCGCGGCACAATCCCATTGCCGCATGCATCGTCATCCGCTTCGACCCGAGTGTGGAAGCGGCCGCCATCGTCGAACTGGCCGGGAAAATCCTTGGCATTCAACCGCCGGACAACGGCGCGGCCCAATCTCTGTCTTCCTGCCCCGCCTCCGGGTGCAGCGTTTACAGACCCAGCCGCGATTCCATGCCGCCCGAAAACAACGTGAAAGGCGCTGCCATCCGCTTTGGGGGCCTGTCCGCAGCCATGTGCTGGGTCCTTCTCAGACGTCTGGCCACAGGTTCCGTCATGCCGGTCGGATTGCTTTCGCCGCTGGGAGCCGTAGCCGTCATAGGCGCACTGCCCCTCCTGCGGGGGCTCGTCAGGGATGCGCGCGAACGCAAGATGCGCCTCGAATCCTTTCTGGCCGGATCCATCTGTACGGCCATCGCCGTCGGCGAGGTCGTGACCGCACTCGAAGTTCTTTGGATCACGGCCGGCGGCGACCTCCTCAAAAGCTGGATCACAGAGCGGTCCCGACGCGCCGTGGCCGAGATATTGGAGATCACCCGCCACCACACCTTCGTCCTGCGAGACGGCGTGGAGGTGGAGATTCACGTGGACGAGCTGAGACGGGGCGACATCGTGGTGGCTCACACCGGAGAAAAAATCGCCGTGGACGGCAGGGTTGTCCGCGGCCACGCTCTGCTGGACGAATCCACCCTGACCGGCAACGCCGAATACCCGGAGCGCAAGAAGGGCGACTGCGTCTTCGCCGGCACCCTGGTTCGCCAGGGAGTGCTCTACATCGAGGCCGAGTGCGTGGGCGAAAACACGTATCTCGCGCGCATCCTGCACATGATCGAGGAGGGACTCGCCAACCGCGCCCCCATCGAGGGCGTTGCCGATCAACTCGCCCAACGCACCATTCGCATCGGCGGCGCGGTCACGCTGGGCACCCTGCTCGTCACCGGCAGCGCGATGCGCGCCTTCACCGTGCTCCTCGTCATGGCCTGTCCGTGCGCCACGGTGCTCGCAGCGTCCACGGCAGTGAGCGCAGCCATCAGCACTGCTGCTCGCAACGGCGTTCTCATCAAGGGCGGTCGATACCTTGAACAGATCGGCAATGTGGACGTGGTTTGTTTCGACAAGACAGGCACCCTGACCACTACTTCGCCCCGGATGGAGACTCTGGTCACCCGGAACGGCGCTACCCGCGAGGATCTTCTCCAGCTGGCCTATTCGGCCGAGATACACAACCACCACCCCCTTGCCGAGGCCATCAAGGTGGCGGCGGACGCCGCAGGCGTATCCCCCACGCCTCACGACGTCTGCGAATATTATCTGGGACAGGGCGTGCGGTCCGTGGTGGCCGGACAAACCATCCTGGTCGGCAACGCCAAACTCATGAAGCGCTTTCGCATCAAACTGAGCGAGGTCGCGGAGCAGGCAGAGTCCATCAGCGAGCGCGGACTGACCACCCTATACCTGGCAAGGGACCGCGAAGTGGTCGGCCTGTTCGGCATTGCCAACCCTCTTCGTCCCGAAGCCGTCGTCGTGGCAGAAAAGCTTGCCGCTCAGAACGTGGAGCTTTGTCTCGTCACCGGCGACGAAGCCCGCACGGTGACGGAACTCTCCCGCCGTTTAGGCATGGATAAGACGTACAGCTCCATCATGCCGGACGGGAAATCCGCCGTGGTCCAGGAGCTGCAAAGCACCCGCAAACTCGTGGCCATGGTGGGCGACGGTGTGAACGACGCCCTGGCTCTGGCCGTGGCCGACGTGGGCGTGGCCATGAGCGCCGGCGCATCCGAAGCCGCCATGGAGGCTGCCGACATAGCCCTTATCCGGGACGACCTTGGCCAGCTTACCTATGTCCGCGATCTGAGCCGCAGAACCACGTCCATCGCGCAGCAGAACTTCTGGATTGCAACCGGCACCAACATTCTGGGCGCCGTGGGCGGCGCCATGGGCCTCCTCAACCCGCTCACGGCCGGCATGCTGCATATCGTCCACACCCTGGGCGTGCTCGGCAATTCGTCAAGGCTGCTCACATACAACCACACCACCGAGAAACACTGA
- a CDS encoding YtxH domain-containing protein — protein MSQHHPPHDMYSAQYAQQPSPHAQQQYAAYQAQQYPAYPAQQPYDGMCVSPTGLQSWVNFRDGHYLRGFLIGAGVAVLLTNPRVQQAAVKGAVTLWTSAQGAVEELKEKVQDFRAEMSHKATHAEPDEKA, from the coding sequence ATGAGCCAACACCACCCGCCGCACGATATGTACAGTGCTCAGTACGCACAACAGCCGTCCCCGCACGCCCAGCAGCAGTATGCCGCTTACCAGGCGCAACAGTACCCAGCGTATCCGGCGCAGCAGCCGTACGACGGCATGTGCGTCTCGCCTACCGGCCTCCAGAGCTGGGTCAACTTCCGCGACGGCCATTACCTCCGGGGGTTCCTCATCGGCGCCGGCGTGGCCGTGCTGCTGACCAACCCCCGCGTCCAGCAGGCCGCGGTCAAGGGAGCCGTAACCCTGTGGACCTCAGCTCAGGGAGCCGTGGAGGAACTCAAGGAAAAGGTGCAGGATTTCCGGGCTGAAATGAGCCACAAAGCCACACACGCCGAGCCTGACGAGAAGGCGTAA
- a CDS encoding MinD/ParA family protein, which translates to MTAHVVSIASGKGGVGKTNVAVNLALALGEAGKRVCLLDADLGLSNVDILLGIEPQRTLDDVLFEGAVVEDCLLSIRPNVHLLPGSSGVARLASLDKPQRAALVEEFRKLTAFDFLLVDNSSGISAPVISLCLSSRELIVLATPEAASITDAYALIKVLKENGLWWSPLLLINRARSAKHAVAVFSRLRETALKRLNLTCLPLGWLPEDPAVGRASLMRSPVLETEPDAPFCRLVREAAKRLVSHAQRQGKGKAESPEAFLEQSITRLRSTVPPAGAASRNKGLSDLQPHAARALAGLDEAFLLLDEMRDMNGEKARKVQHALEPSHRLLAGLAGIQQNNAAGASPEGSKTKADVESQPRALVLCQDPGLRELFCDLMVEAGLAPVDGLDAPQTDKDITPALIILSLDRLPESDYMPWLMEPGRIPVLLLEGYGEASRLAEAASPAHVTLLRKPFAIADFVTSARRLAGIR; encoded by the coding sequence ATGACCGCGCACGTTGTCTCCATCGCCAGCGGCAAAGGCGGCGTGGGCAAGACCAACGTGGCCGTGAACCTGGCCCTGGCTCTGGGCGAAGCCGGCAAGCGTGTCTGCCTGCTTGATGCGGACCTCGGCCTCTCCAATGTGGACATCCTGCTCGGCATCGAGCCGCAGCGCACCCTGGACGACGTGCTCTTCGAGGGCGCAGTTGTCGAAGACTGCCTGCTGTCCATCCGCCCCAACGTCCACCTGCTGCCCGGAAGCTCCGGCGTCGCGCGCCTGGCTTCGCTTGATAAACCTCAGCGCGCCGCCCTGGTCGAGGAATTCAGGAAGCTCACCGCCTTCGACTTCCTGCTTGTGGACAACTCATCCGGCATCAGCGCGCCTGTCATCTCCCTGTGCCTCTCCTCCCGCGAACTGATCGTGCTGGCCACGCCGGAGGCCGCCTCCATCACCGACGCATACGCCCTCATCAAGGTGCTCAAGGAAAACGGCCTGTGGTGGAGCCCGTTGCTGCTCATCAACAGGGCTCGCTCCGCAAAACATGCCGTGGCTGTTTTTTCCCGACTGCGGGAGACCGCGCTCAAACGGCTGAACCTGACCTGCCTGCCCCTCGGGTGGCTGCCGGAAGACCCCGCCGTGGGTCGGGCGTCGCTCATGCGCTCACCCGTTTTGGAAACCGAGCCGGACGCGCCGTTCTGCCGGCTGGTGCGAGAGGCTGCGAAACGTCTCGTGTCTCACGCCCAGCGTCAGGGCAAGGGCAAGGCCGAAAGCCCCGAGGCATTCCTGGAACAATCCATCACGCGGTTGCGCTCCACCGTCCCGCCCGCCGGCGCCGCCTCCCGGAATAAAGGCTTGTCCGATCTGCAACCGCACGCAGCCCGCGCCCTGGCCGGGTTGGATGAAGCTTTCCTCCTGTTGGACGAAATGCGGGACATGAACGGAGAAAAGGCCCGGAAAGTTCAACACGCCCTGGAGCCGTCGCACCGGCTGCTGGCCGGGCTGGCTGGGATTCAGCAGAACAACGCGGCAGGCGCGTCCCCTGAAGGCTCCAAGACGAAGGCCGATGTCGAGAGTCAGCCCCGGGCGCTGGTGCTCTGCCAGGACCCCGGACTCCGTGAGCTCTTTTGCGACCTCATGGTCGAGGCCGGCCTCGCGCCCGTTGACGGTCTGGACGCCCCGCAAACCGATAAAGACATTACACCTGCGCTGATTATCCTGTCGTTGGATCGTCTTCCGGAGTCCGACTACATGCCATGGCTGATGGAGCCCGGACGGATTCCCGTGCTTTTGCTGGAAGGCTATGGCGAGGCCTCGCGCCTTGCCGAAGCCGCCTCGCCAGCCCATGTGACGCTCCTCAGAAAACCCTTCGCCATCGCCGATTTCGTGACCTCAGCGCGCCGCCTCGCCGGAATACGCTAG
- a CDS encoding HDOD domain-containing protein, whose translation MKRFVHNGTTEDVQNLHDIASRMDELPSPPPVATQVLSMALGQDLGAKEIARTIEADQALAVKVLQAANSPIYGYPGRVATLEQAVVVLGLPTLQQILLSIVVRESLLETADLTDPVLAGIWRHSLACAVAAELLAKRARSDLAPLAFTAGLVHDCGKTLLFSIRPSEYEAVMDFAHGRPDSITDIEVRHLGMDHCRAGAELLSRWGMPPALIDAASMHHLPAEAMDSVGKNADLLRLVRLADLLSRRMTGGPDLESSARDEAMLLAEDLGLDDNEINAARTEMENRYAQSAAMFDLDEDSGAIYLRLLQRAKSRLSDTGLKLQQATVALDHQAALQLACMHAGLTMARAKTVQEVFAAALEALRSDVGMNARHCGVFRLDDSASILDGRFVEDGKTHLVACRTDERRLPCASAAEAGVPPLFLDIFSTYPARIPPDGKAPEALSPAYHEHFYIMPLVCEGEHFGELILEPSANENRLPGGAVPDAAALGQLASLTAFAVRRLDVARHRDERAYRLARALRTIKEMQLQAIQNQRLAAVGQLAAGAAHEINNPLAIVYARTQLLEQNESDPRRKKNIGQMKEQIERITKILKNLMEFARPDPPSFQPMDANAVIDKVVELIRGGLDKTNIELRLDLAPDLPSIQGDPRQIEQVLLNLLLNAIHAMENTGGVLRIVSTSDTKRGEIMLSVVDQGPGIAPEHRDKLFDPFFTTKEEGKGSGLGLSTSYGIVQSHGGAITVRSEPGEGATFNVHLPLRRPAAGQARRPVPAPLEDGNAVLVVDDEEHIREILKESLEAAGYAVHTAANGREGLKKLRKRRYRLLLLDIRMPEKSGLSLLSEIGDELGDTPVIMLTGLAGPEEVREAKALGASRCIQKPFQIDSLLQAVKETLERVEKRG comes from the coding sequence ATGAAACGTTTTGTCCACAATGGCACAACGGAGGATGTACAAAACCTGCACGACATAGCCTCGCGCATGGACGAGTTGCCTTCTCCTCCGCCAGTGGCCACGCAGGTATTGAGCATGGCGTTGGGACAGGACCTTGGCGCCAAGGAAATCGCCCGAACCATCGAGGCCGATCAGGCACTGGCAGTCAAAGTCCTCCAGGCCGCCAACTCCCCCATTTACGGTTATCCAGGGCGCGTTGCAACATTGGAGCAGGCTGTCGTGGTCCTGGGCCTGCCTACGCTGCAACAGATTCTGCTTTCCATCGTCGTGCGCGAATCGTTGCTGGAGACGGCCGACCTTACTGACCCGGTGCTTGCCGGCATCTGGCGACACAGCCTGGCCTGCGCCGTAGCCGCTGAACTGCTCGCCAAACGCGCACGCTCGGATCTTGCGCCCCTGGCCTTCACGGCAGGTCTCGTTCACGATTGCGGAAAGACTCTTCTCTTTTCGATCCGGCCCTCGGAGTATGAAGCCGTGATGGACTTCGCCCATGGCAGACCCGACTCGATCACTGACATCGAAGTCCGCCACCTGGGTATGGACCATTGCCGCGCCGGAGCCGAGTTGCTTTCCCGCTGGGGCATGCCCCCCGCACTGATAGATGCCGCGTCCATGCACCATCTCCCGGCCGAGGCCATGGACTCCGTGGGAAAGAACGCCGATCTGCTGCGACTGGTGCGGCTGGCCGACCTGCTCTCGCGGCGCATGACCGGCGGACCCGACCTGGAAAGTTCGGCGCGCGACGAAGCCATGCTGCTGGCCGAAGATCTGGGGCTGGACGATAATGAAATAAACGCCGCCCGCACGGAAATGGAAAATCGGTATGCACAGAGTGCCGCCATGTTCGATCTGGACGAGGACTCCGGCGCCATCTATCTGCGTCTCCTGCAACGCGCAAAAAGCAGGCTGAGCGATACGGGGCTGAAACTGCAGCAGGCCACGGTTGCGCTGGATCATCAGGCCGCCTTGCAGCTCGCCTGCATGCACGCAGGGCTGACCATGGCCCGCGCCAAAACCGTACAGGAAGTCTTCGCCGCCGCTCTGGAGGCGCTTCGGTCCGACGTCGGCATGAACGCTCGCCATTGCGGCGTTTTCCGCCTCGACGATTCGGCCAGCATTCTGGACGGGCGCTTTGTGGAAGATGGGAAGACGCACCTGGTTGCCTGCCGTACCGACGAACGACGGTTGCCCTGCGCCTCCGCCGCAGAAGCTGGGGTCCCACCTCTTTTCCTGGACATCTTCAGCACCTACCCTGCCCGCATTCCTCCGGACGGCAAGGCGCCCGAAGCACTGAGCCCAGCCTACCACGAACATTTCTATATCATGCCACTGGTCTGCGAAGGCGAACATTTCGGTGAACTTATTCTGGAGCCGTCCGCGAACGAGAACCGGCTCCCCGGCGGCGCCGTACCGGACGCCGCCGCGCTCGGGCAGCTGGCTTCACTCACCGCATTTGCCGTGCGCCGACTCGATGTCGCCCGCCACCGTGACGAACGGGCGTACCGTCTTGCCCGGGCATTGCGCACCATTAAGGAGATGCAGCTCCAGGCCATACAGAACCAGCGCCTGGCCGCCGTGGGCCAGCTTGCCGCCGGCGCCGCCCACGAAATCAACAATCCTTTGGCCATAGTCTATGCCCGAACCCAGCTTCTGGAGCAGAACGAGAGCGACCCCCGGCGCAAAAAGAACATCGGCCAGATGAAGGAGCAGATTGAGCGCATCACCAAGATATTGAAAAACCTCATGGAATTCGCCCGTCCCGATCCACCGTCGTTCCAGCCCATGGACGCCAACGCGGTGATCGACAAAGTCGTGGAGCTCATTCGGGGCGGCCTGGATAAAACCAACATCGAGCTGCGGCTCGACCTCGCCCCGGACCTGCCTTCCATCCAGGGCGACCCGCGTCAGATCGAGCAGGTGCTGCTCAATCTGCTGCTCAACGCCATACACGCCATGGAAAACACCGGAGGAGTGTTGCGCATAGTCTCGACCTCCGACACCAAGCGTGGTGAGATCATGCTCAGCGTGGTTGACCAGGGGCCCGGCATCGCTCCCGAACATCGGGACAAACTTTTCGATCCATTCTTCACCACCAAAGAGGAAGGCAAAGGATCCGGTCTGGGGCTTTCCACGTCATACGGCATCGTCCAGAGCCACGGCGGCGCCATCACCGTGCGCAGCGAACCTGGCGAAGGGGCGACCTTCAACGTGCACCTGCCGCTGCGGCGTCCTGCCGCCGGCCAAGCGCGCCGTCCTGTGCCGGCCCCGCTCGAAGACGGCAACGCCGTGCTGGTCGTGGACGACGAAGAACATATCCGCGAAATCCTGAAGGAATCTCTCGAAGCAGCGGGCTATGCCGTACATACCGCCGCCAACGGACGCGAGGGACTCAAAAAGCTCAGAAAACGGCGCTACAGGTTGCTCCTGCTCGACATTCGCATGCCGGAAAAAAGCGGCCTCTCGCTTCTGTCGGAAATCGGCGATGAATTGGGGGACACTCCCGTCATCATGCTCACCGGTCTGGCCGGGCCCGAAGAAGTGCGCGAGGCCAAGGCCCTGGGCGCTTCGCGCTGCATCCAGAAACCGTTCCAGATCGACTCGCTGCTGCAAGCCGTGAAGGAAACCCTTGAGCGTGTCGAGAAGAGGGGATGA
- a CDS encoding magnetosome protein MamC, which yields MNAHNYPAVRSNAGIAPGTSGTTVNAALTVGGAAMIIGAATGLAQGLTQARDGSMTAQQVAAHTAKEAMGTGIAVAAGAAVASALGMRGILGLAGMVVVGAAAKYTWDNSLERAKDLECLRAQPAAAETTPAKSSAKKPAPKAAK from the coding sequence ATGAATGCACACAACTATCCGGCGGTGCGCAGTAACGCCGGCATTGCCCCCGGAACGAGCGGCACGACCGTCAACGCCGCCCTCACCGTCGGTGGCGCGGCCATGATCATCGGCGCGGCCACTGGCCTGGCTCAGGGCCTGACCCAGGCGCGTGACGGCTCAATGACCGCGCAGCAGGTGGCCGCGCACACGGCCAAGGAAGCCATGGGGACCGGGATTGCCGTAGCCGCCGGCGCTGCCGTGGCTTCCGCTTTGGGCATGCGCGGCATTCTGGGTCTCGCCGGAATGGTAGTGGTAGGCGCTGCGGCCAAATACACCTGGGACAACTCTCTGGAACGGGCCAAGGATCTCGAGTGCCTGCGCGCCCAACCCGCCGCCGCGGAAACCACTCCAGCGAAATCGAGCGCTAAAAAGCCGGCCCCCAAGGCCGCCAAATAG
- a CDS encoding FeoA domain-containing protein has product MSIRMTLTEAPPDIPLELAAVAGREFGERLRRLGVDLGSRLVRSGEGVAAPSVRIQLLGPEAGAMREIVLDGEMAARVMVHLDDDRKLPLPELQTGEEGHVEGLVSDTVAAQTLMRLGLQENDRIRMTRKLPPMRFATMVHEHGRTARAGLSEGQAAMILGRFDEAEPAASRQFAMARGKSAFFVDEVLGDSQMVSSLTNLGVLSGSRLILREVLPSQQVSLAGHASIRLVTQEGLTLLLHPHDAEKMTVIVCGQSA; this is encoded by the coding sequence ATGTCCATACGCATGACCTTGACTGAAGCACCCCCGGATATCCCCCTGGAACTGGCCGCCGTGGCCGGACGCGAGTTCGGGGAAAGGCTGCGCCGGCTGGGCGTGGACCTGGGCTCGCGCCTCGTCCGCTCAGGCGAAGGCGTGGCCGCTCCGAGCGTCCGCATCCAACTGCTCGGCCCGGAAGCCGGAGCCATGCGGGAAATCGTCCTCGACGGGGAAATGGCCGCACGGGTGATGGTGCACCTTGACGATGATCGCAAGCTGCCGTTGCCCGAACTGCAGACCGGGGAAGAAGGCCACGTGGAGGGTCTGGTTTCGGACACGGTCGCCGCGCAAACCCTGATGCGGCTGGGCCTGCAGGAAAACGACCGCATCCGGATGACCCGGAAGCTGCCTCCCATGAGGTTCGCCACCATGGTGCACGAGCATGGCCGCACGGCCCGGGCAGGCTTGAGCGAGGGCCAGGCCGCCATGATCCTCGGTCGATTCGACGAGGCCGAACCCGCTGCCAGCAGGCAATTCGCCATGGCGCGCGGCAAATCTGCCTTTTTCGTCGATGAAGTTCTCGGCGACTCGCAGATGGTCTCGTCCCTGACGAACCTCGGCGTCTTATCCGGCTCGCGGCTCATCCTGCGCGAAGTCCTGCCCTCCCAACAAGTCTCGTTGGCAGGACATGCTTCCATCCGGCTGGTCACTCAGGAGGGACTTACCCTGCTCCTGCATCCGCACGACGCAGAAAAAATGACGGTGATCGTCTGCGGACAGTCGGCATGA